Below is a window of Edaphobacter dinghuensis DNA.
TGTAGCAGACTCTGTAACTATCATCCCGTTATCGCTCATAATCGATGCTCATCTTTCTTGTCTTTTGAAATTCCCGAAATTTCAGTTGTCTCGTCGCTTTGCTCTCTGTCGCTAGATCGCAATGCTGACTAGTCCGCCGCCTACCGGAGCGCTTGCTCTGGGATGCTCCCCATCGGTTGCTTCGACCAGGTCAGCGATATAAATGCCGCTCAACAGGTCCTTGATGCTGTCGTTCACCTTGCGCAATGGTTCTTTGATGGTGCAGGTGCTGGTCAGGTCGCAGGCACCGTGAATCGTTATGCAACTTGTAATGAAAAGCGGCCCGTCAATCGCCCGGATCACCTCAAATGCCGAGATCTCGGCTGCAGGCCGCGCCAGAGCATAGCCGCCGTTGGTGCCCGCGTGCGAGACCAGCAGGCCGGCCTTGGCCAGCGTCTGCAGAATCTTGGCCAGCAGTTGGGGAGGAATGTGATACGCCTCCGCAATGTCTTTGGCGCTGTGCGCGCTGCCGCTTAGCTGCTCGGCCAGATACTTCAGGGCCATCAGACCGTAATCCGCTTTTTTAGTCAGACGAAGCATCTTAAATCTTGCCCTCGGACAGAAAATCGCCAGAATGCCGACAATTACAGTCCTAGATAGTGTACGTCCGGAACGG
It encodes the following:
- a CDS encoding RrF2 family transcriptional regulator, with the translated sequence MLRLTKKADYGLMALKYLAEQLSGSAHSAKDIAEAYHIPPQLLAKILQTLAKAGLLVSHAGTNGGYALARPAAEISAFEVIRAIDGPLFITSCITIHGACDLTSTCTIKEPLRKVNDSIKDLLSGIYIADLVEATDGEHPRASAPVGGGLVSIAI